Proteins encoded in a region of the Haloglomus salinum genome:
- a CDS encoding cation:proton antiporter regulatory subunit yields MTVYETDVPGVGKKFEVDVGGGARAVVLLHHDGRVELFRRPDADADSQKVFELTSQQANYLGSILEGAYFETVDMDRLSVPLGDAIIEWVDITDASPVAGRTLAEADLRAVSGVSVIAVQRGPDTVPNPGPDFRVEPGDILVTLGTREQQSVFADRCQGGDATIDGMDDGAGADGTDGA; encoded by the coding sequence ATGACCGTCTACGAGACCGACGTGCCGGGCGTCGGCAAGAAGTTCGAGGTGGACGTGGGCGGCGGGGCCCGCGCGGTCGTCCTGCTCCATCACGACGGCCGGGTCGAACTCTTCCGCCGGCCGGACGCGGACGCCGACTCCCAGAAGGTGTTCGAGTTGACGAGCCAGCAGGCCAACTACCTCGGCTCCATCCTCGAGGGCGCGTACTTCGAGACCGTCGACATGGACCGGCTCTCCGTCCCGCTGGGCGACGCCATCATCGAGTGGGTCGACATCACCGACGCCTCACCCGTCGCCGGAAGGACGCTCGCGGAGGCCGACCTCCGGGCGGTGTCGGGCGTCTCGGTCATCGCCGTCCAGCGCGGGCCCGACACCGTCCCGAACCCGGGCCCCGACTTCCGCGTCGAGCCCGGCGACATCCTCGTGACGCTCGGCACCCGCGAGCAGCAGTCGGTCTTCGCCGACCGCTGCCAGGGCGGGGACGCGACCATCGATGGGATGGACGACGGCGCCGGTGCGGACGGCACGGACGGGGCCTGA